CCTGATCGCTCAACCGGGCTTTGGGTTTGCAACTGTCCAGGCAACGGGAATCCAGCGAACAACACAACGAGCAAATTGGATTGTCATAGGCCGTGCAGTAGGCCATGTCCTCGCGCTCGAATTCGTTTTCACAAATGACGCACTTCAAGGTCAGCCGGCGGTACTGCCCCAAAGAAGAATCTTGATTGCGCACCTTTTCTTCAACAATCGGAATCAACTGGTGCGATTGGCGCGCCAGGTAGTACTTGCTTTTTGTCAGCACCGCCAAAGCAGGTACTGCCAGAAAGCACACACCCAGGGCCACAAAATGCGACAGCGTGGCCAGCACTGGACCAAATACACCCAGGTAGCAAAGCAGGCCGGCAATGGTGGCGAGAACCATTGACCCCACACCAACCGGGTTCACGTCATAAAGGTGGGCGCGCTTGAACTCCAGGAATGAAGGGCTCAACCCCAGTGGTTTGTTGATGAGTAAATCAGCTGCAAGGGAACCGAGCCAGCTTACAGCCACAATCGCAAAAATACTCAGAATGGCCTCAAGTGCCTGGTAAATGCCCAGTTCCATCAGGATCAGTGCAATCAACACATTGAAGACCAGCCACACCACGCGTCCGGGGTGGCTGTGTGTGACCCTGGAGAAAAAATTGGACCACGCAATTGAACCTGCATAGGCGTTGGTGACATTGATCTTCATCTGGCACACGACCACCATGACCCCGGCAAATATCAAGGCGACAGATGGGGACTGGGTGAGATAGGTGAAAACACGCTGGTACATGTAGGTGGGATCACTGGCCTGAACCACACCGGTACCCGCCTGAATGGCCAGGTAGGCGAGGAATGATCCAAGAAGCATTTTCAACAGCCCCATGAACACCCACCCAGGCCCGGCAAGTACCAGCCAGAACCACCACTGGCGTGCATTGTCGCGGGTTTTCTCGGGCATGAATCGCAGGTAATCCGCCTGCTCACCAATCTGCGCCACCAGCGCAAACAACACGGAAGCTGCTGCACCAAACAGCAATACATTGAAACTTTCGCCTTCAGGTAAAGAAGGCGGCGTATATCGGGTCCAGTCCGGCAAGGCCTGAAACTCGGCCACCACCACAACAACAAGTGCAGCAATTTGCAAGGCCAGCCACACTGGCTGAGTGCCCATCTGGAACTTGCTGATGGCTGAAATTCCGTGAGTAACTATCGGCAGCACCGCAACCGCTGCGAGGAAATAACCAATAGGCATCGGTATGCCAAACAAGGCTTGCAACGCAGAAGCAAGAATGGCCGCCTCAATGGCAAAGAAGATGAAGGTAAAGGACGCATAAATCAGCGACGTGATGGTAGAACCCATGTACCCGAACCCGGCGCCCCGGGTGAGCAAATCAATGTCCAGCCCATGCCTTGCGCAATGGTAGGCAATTGGAAAACCGGTGACGAAAAACAGCATGCACACGACCAGCATTGCAGCCACTGCATTCACGAATCCGTAGTTCAGGGTGACCGCTGCGGCAATGCCCTCCAATGCCAAAAACGCCGTCGCACCCAGTGCGGTATGGCCAATGGTGCGAATGGACATGTGCCGCCCCTTGCGGGCGGTGAAGCGCAGTGCGTAATCTTCCAGTGTCTGGTCAGCCACCCACTTGTTGTAGTGGCGGCGAACCTTGAACACCCTTTGGGATGCGGTCATTGCTTGTCAATCAGGCGGTTGGGCGCACTTTTGTCCATGCACCAGGTCGGTGCCGACAGGCGTCAGTCCACCCCAACAAGCAAACGCCATACCAAAGGGTTAAAGTGGCACGGCACTATCGAGGCAGGATCTGCGCGGGCATCGGTGCCAAAGGTGCTTTGCGGGCGCTGGAAGAAGGACTGACAGACATGCCGTGCAGCGCTACTGCATCAACCTGATTCCTGAATCGTGCGGTGGGCAACCGCGTCGGTTCATCGGTGGAGAAGCTCACCATCTGGATACCGAGTACGTCGGGCGCATTGTCCTGCACTTTGTTTTGCCACCAGCATTCAAAAATGGCCTTGTCTTCCTGAAGTTGCACAATGCCGTATCCGTGCTCTACCCACTCCATGAATTGCACATGCTTGTTGCCCAGCATGGTGGCAGTTTCAATGGCCCGGCTTGCTGCCACTTGGACGGCAAACGGGCTTCCCGGCAAGGCATTGGCCACGATTTCGTCGGCACCACCCCGCCCCATTGAAGAGGGAGCAAATTCCACTGCGGCGGAAGCAGCACGCAAATTCACGCCCGGCAAGTTGGCTGTGGCCAAGCGATGAAAACCCGCGGCGATATTTTCAGGGGACGTACCCTGGCGCAAATTGGGTACGGGTGGTGCAACCTGATATTGATTCAACAAGGCGGTTTGCGAGTCTTCAACCACGTCGGAAATCCAGTTGCCATGCATGTCACCGGACACAAACACCGTGCCATTGACTGCAGGCTCATCGCCACTGCCTCGCAATTGAGAAATCAACAAATTTCGTTCGGTGTTGTAATCACTCCAACGGACCGGCAAAGGCACAACCGGCGAGCCCACCACATTGGGAACCACCCACGGTGCAATCCAGGTCTGGTTGTTCAAAACCTTCCACACCACGCCGTCACTTTCGTCTTTGCGAAGCTGCGCCAAAAGCCATTCAAACTGGGTCTTGCCGAACAGGGTGGGCGTGCCTTCAGGCAAATGCGACGCATCGGCCTGCAATTCATACCGCGGCAGGAAGCTTTGCGTATCCAGCGCGCGAATGCTGGCCAATGGACCGTAATTCAAGCTGCGATACACCAGCAAAGGATCAACTGGCGCGGGATATTCTGAGTCAGGATAAAAAATGAATTCACCACTGCCGTCCGGTTTAACAGGGCGTGAAGGTGTCCATTCCCAAAAAGCGCGTGTGGTGTCTGAAAGCGTGCATGTTGAGCTCACGCCAGCGGGAAGCATGGTGGGCAGCTCATTGCCAAACCCAGGGTCAATGTCGTGATTGTCCCAGGTGATGAACCACGGGTGCTGCTGGTGCGCAGCCATCAATGCAGGGTCCGAACGAAACAGGGCGTACCGCCTGCGACACTCATCCAGATTCAGCCAGTCGCGGTAATCCACATAGGCTGTGTCCTCGATGTTTTTTCGTGCACGCACCTGCTCATCTTCGTCCACAAAATCATAAATGTAATCGCCACAGTGAATCACCAAATCAAGGTCATCGCGCTGGGCAATGGCCTGGTAACCGCTCCAGGTGCTCGACCAATAGCTTGAACAGGACACCACGGCCAGGCGTATTGCAGGCACCATTTCAGCGGGTGCCGTGCGCGTGCGGCCCACGATGCTTTTGTGTGGCCCCGTAATGAATTGGTAGTAATAGGTGGTGGCGGGTTGCAAACCCTGGGCATCCACTTTCAAGGTGTAATCGTGTGTGGCCACAACACGTTGTGTGCCCTGCCGAACCACATTTTGCATGTCGGCTGTACTGCTGACGATCCAGCGGACCTGAACACCCTGCGGCGGGTACTCCGGCAAAGTGACGCGGGTCCACAAAATGACGCGATCGGCCAGTGGATCGCCGCTGGCCACACCATGCGCAAACGGCATGGCCAACACCATGGGAAAGTCAAAACCGGCAGGCTCGAATCCCGGTTGCGGCAAGGCCTGCTCGAATTCATTGCTGGCAATGGGTGCGCCGGGCCCCGGGTCAGAAGGATTCACCGGGGAACCGGTATTGCCACCCAGCATGCTTCCATCCGAACCACAGCCCACAAGGCTTGTGGCTGCAATCACCTTCAATACGTCGCGGCGCTTCATTACATTTCCCTGTGCTTTTCGTTGTCTCTGTAATTTGTACTGTTGAAGCTGAAAAAAGGATTGAAAAGCCAAAAGTGGACACACACTAAAAGACAGGTCTTCTTGTTGAAACATGGAAAAACTGCAAGTTCTGTGTAAGCAAAGCCCCGAATGATCTTGGATACCCCCCACTTAGATTATTGACTTTTGCAAAATCCACTGATGTTTGTAATTATTCAAAGTATGCTTTAACAATCCTGTACAAATATTAAAAACAAAAAGGTGCAACTTGACCAAACCTGTCCGCAAAACAAAAGGCAAAGAAATTCCTCCAATCAGCGAAGGAGCGAAACTCGTCGATCAGTATTTCGATCACGTGGGGGAAGCGTTTCTGCGCCATGCTCCCGAGATATCACCCGACAAACTGAGGGACTGGCGCCCCAAACTATTCAGCTTTACCCGACTGAACCCTTGGTACGGCGGCTTGGTTGGTGTGCACCGCAAGCGGATAGGTGCAGGCAAAGACAAACTGGTGTGGCTGGAAATTGGGCATGAAGCCAGCCCAGCCCTGCTGTTGATGCACGGCTTTGCTGCAGCGAAGGAACACTGGCTGCCATTGCTGCCTTTTTTCGCTGGGCAGTTCCGCATCCTGATTCCCGACCTCCCGGGTTGGGGAGAAAGTGGATTCAATCCCGAGCATCACTATGGGCTTGAAGACCAGACAGAACGCCTACACAACTGGTTGACGCAAATCGGCGTGCACAAGGTCAACGTGGTGGGCAATTCCATGGGTGGCGCGTTGGCAGGCCTTCTTGCGGCCCGCTTTCCGCAAATGGTCACCAGCTTGGTGCTGATGGATGCCCTCGGTTTGCCCGGCAATGAAGAAACCGATTTCATCCGCGAAGTGTTGCGTGGCAAAAACCGCCTGGTGCCCCGCGCACCCATGGATGTCATGAAACTGACCGACCTGGTGTTTCACAACCGGGCGCTGGCAGCCTCGGCCGCATTTTTCTCGGCAACCGAGTTGATTCACCGAAAAGACGTCAACAGCTTCCTGTTTCAGGAAATGTTGAGCCGCAGGCCAGACTACACCAAGGCCACTTTCGAGGACATTACTGCCCCAACCCTGGTCATGTGGGGCAAGGAAGACGCAGTGCTTCACCTGAGCTGCGCCTATGAATTCGAACGGCTGATCAAGCGTGCAGAAATGTGTCTGTTTGATGGCGTGGGCCACTTGCCCATGATTGAAACCCCCTACCCTTGCGCGCAGGCCATCAAGGAATTCGTGTTACGCAACATTTGAGGCGAACATCCGTTCTTGTGATTTGCTGATTTTGTAGCATTTTGCTACAATTCAACAACTCACAGGACAATCAATGGAGTTCAGCATGGCCAAAGCGTCTTCACCCATACGAATTCAATCGGATTTGATGAGCAATGCCACAGCGCTTGGCAAACTCCACCACCGCAGCGCGGCGGAACAGATCGAATACTGGGCCAGCATCGGCCAGAAAGTCGAAAGCCTTCTTGATCCTGAAAGCCTGCTTCAAATCAAGGCGGGTTTGCTCCGCCTGAAACTGGAACAGGTCAATGCGCCGCCTTTAAGTGCTGATCTCGTATTTGGCAATCTCGACATGAAACGCAGCACCGGTGAATTGCAAGCCGAAGTCAGCCAGAACAAGGTGCGCTACCAGGCCAGCAGCAGCCACCCAGGTTTGCTGGAACAAATCGACGCAAAAGGCAAAATCAGGATTGGTCAGTTTGACAACGGCGTGTTCAAACCCATCAAGCCGGCATGAAACAGCTTTGGTTACTGGTTGGCGGAAACGGGGCGGGCAAATCCACTTTTTACCGCACTCAATTGAAACCGCTGGGCATGCCGTTTGTGAATGCGGACGACATTGCGCGTGATGTGTTTTCGCAATCACCCGAAGCCCACAGTTACGAGGCTGCAAAAATAGCAGAGAATCTTCGAAACAGCCTGCTGGATCAAGGCAAGAATTTCTGCTTTGAAACTGTTTTTTCACATCCGTCAAAAATTGACTTTGTCGCCAAGGCCAAAGCGGCAGGATATGCCGTGATCATGGTGTTTGTGCACCTGGATCAAACTGGTTTGAACAAGGCCCGGGTTCAACAACGCATGGAAGTGGGTGGACACACAGTACCCGACGACAAAATTGAAAGCCGTATTCCAAGAACAATTCAAAATGTGTTGGCCGCCCGCCCCCTGTGCGATGACCTGTGGGTACTCGACAATTCCAGTGCCACTGATCCATTCAGAAAAATACTTCGTATTCAAGGTGAGCAGGTTCAAACCTTCGCAGAACAATTGCCAGAGTGGGCGGAATGCTTCCTCGTTCAATGAACGAATCACGCAGGGTGTAGTCTTATTTTTTGTGTGTGATTTTTCAAGGTAACTGCGGTCAATGAAATTTGGAACCCGATTACGAACAGGTTTGCTGGTTCTCGCCAGTGTGGGCCTGCTTGCCTCCTGCAGCGCAATCAAGCTGGGGTACAACAACTCGGTCACGATCGCCTACACGTACTTGAGCAGCAAGGTCGATTTTTCGGCCGAACA
The nucleotide sequence above comes from Limnobacter thiooxidans. Encoded proteins:
- a CDS encoding AAA family ATPase; the protein is MKQLWLLVGGNGAGKSTFYRTQLKPLGMPFVNADDIARDVFSQSPEAHSYEAAKIAENLRNSLLDQGKNFCFETVFSHPSKIDFVAKAKAAGYAVIMVFVHLDQTGLNKARVQQRMEVGGHTVPDDKIESRIPRTIQNVLAARPLCDDLWVLDNSSATDPFRKILRIQGEQVQTFAEQLPEWAECFLVQ
- a CDS encoding alpha/beta fold hydrolase; amino-acid sequence: MTKPVRKTKGKEIPPISEGAKLVDQYFDHVGEAFLRHAPEISPDKLRDWRPKLFSFTRLNPWYGGLVGVHRKRIGAGKDKLVWLEIGHEASPALLLMHGFAAAKEHWLPLLPFFAGQFRILIPDLPGWGESGFNPEHHYGLEDQTERLHNWLTQIGVHKVNVVGNSMGGALAGLLAARFPQMVTSLVLMDALGLPGNEETDFIREVLRGKNRLVPRAPMDVMKLTDLVFHNRALAASAAFFSATELIHRKDVNSFLFQEMLSRRPDYTKATFEDITAPTLVMWGKEDAVLHLSCAYEFERLIKRAEMCLFDGVGHLPMIETPYPCAQAIKEFVLRNI
- a CDS encoding TA system antitoxin ParD family protein → MAKASSPIRIQSDLMSNATALGKLHHRSAAEQIEYWASIGQKVESLLDPESLLQIKAGLLRLKLEQVNAPPLSADLVFGNLDMKRSTGELQAEVSQNKVRYQASSSHPGLLEQIDAKGKIRIGQFDNGVFKPIKPA
- a CDS encoding alkaline phosphatase D family protein, with the translated sequence MKRRDVLKVIAATSLVGCGSDGSMLGGNTGSPVNPSDPGPGAPIASNEFEQALPQPGFEPAGFDFPMVLAMPFAHGVASGDPLADRVILWTRVTLPEYPPQGVQVRWIVSSTADMQNVVRQGTQRVVATHDYTLKVDAQGLQPATTYYYQFITGPHKSIVGRTRTAPAEMVPAIRLAVVSCSSYWSSTWSGYQAIAQRDDLDLVIHCGDYIYDFVDEDEQVRARKNIEDTAYVDYRDWLNLDECRRRYALFRSDPALMAAHQQHPWFITWDNHDIDPGFGNELPTMLPAGVSSTCTLSDTTRAFWEWTPSRPVKPDGSGEFIFYPDSEYPAPVDPLLVYRSLNYGPLASIRALDTQSFLPRYELQADASHLPEGTPTLFGKTQFEWLLAQLRKDESDGVVWKVLNNQTWIAPWVVPNVVGSPVVPLPVRWSDYNTERNLLISQLRGSGDEPAVNGTVFVSGDMHGNWISDVVEDSQTALLNQYQVAPPVPNLRQGTSPENIAAGFHRLATANLPGVNLRAASAAVEFAPSSMGRGGADEIVANALPGSPFAVQVAASRAIETATMLGNKHVQFMEWVEHGYGIVQLQEDKAIFECWWQNKVQDNAPDVLGIQMVSFSTDEPTRLPTARFRNQVDAVALHGMSVSPSSSARKAPLAPMPAQILPR